The window TGACCGGATGAAGACCTCACTCCTCTCTGCAAAACAAAAGCAAACTAGGGAGAGGGTGCCTAGCgttgacccttcgacgctcaagttagaaacagAAGAAGAGAAAGTGAAATTACTAGGAACTGAGATCAATCCCCCCACCCCCATTCTTCAGACTTACCATactcttttatatttattttagtgaCCCTTCATATGCCCCTGTTtaataatgatattaattgcaGACAGAAGGCatctttgtcttggcttcttcCGCATTCAAGGATAGATGGAgtattctcttttgttttctcttcctcttattaagtatccatcttttcctcttttattatatcGGTTCATTACATTGTCAATGGCATACTCCGAGTCGGACGAGTGGCCCGCTCGACCCACTCTCTTGCCGATCAGGTTGACCAGACACGGTTGCATTCAGACGGCCGACCGAATGCTGGTTCCTCTGATCGGCCTATGCAGTCCCCTCTCGATCGCTTGGGCGACGTGGTTGAGCATTTGAGTCTTGACATTGATCGTTTTGACTTTGACTTTCACTGTAGCTAGTAATCTATGTCAGATGGGCTCTTCCTTACCGCCGCATTAGAGATGGAAAAAATGATAGGAAGGAATTTATAAAGATGAAAGAGGACATTAAATAGAGTATTAGACCACCACATTGTAATACATGTTTTCTTAATTAGCAGTCCCCTCGGCtggatctagtggctagcgcatgaggtattgtcacaatgagatctggggttcgaatctcggcaaagccgaggtaaatgtctcccctTATGTGTTAattactattccaaaggctagtagccgcccgtgatttacctcctccgtgttaaacCTGGGACGGATTGACGAGGACACTGGAGGCGAACGTATTTACCTTTTTACCACTATGTTTTCTTAATTAGCAAATATTGACACTATGCAATTAGCAAATTTACTTCATACTTTTACAGATTAAGTAGATTAAACAATACTATGACGTAGGTAAATTTATTTGAGATGTTTCTTTTATCATTAATTGGATGGGATATAAAAATCTTATATTTATTTGGTGatggaaaaatattttctctttctcAAGATTAATCAGAACTAACTAACTACATATAACATTTCCTTTAATCTGCTTCGTATTATCTTACATAATCATTATATGTTGTGTTGTTTTAGTAAAATTATTTCAAGATCAATCTGGACTCACTAACTCCATCTAACCCTTCGTTTGCTTTGTATTATTGTGTACTCTTAAGTTAGGGGGTTCGAGTTCCTCATTTGTTAAAGTACAGGCGTTAAGGAAGAAAAATCGAGAAGTTCGTGTCTTTCTCATCTCTCACGGCTCCATCTCCAAAATTTTCCATAAATATTATCTATCATTAATAACAAGCAAAATAATAGAAGCCATACAGAAAACGAAACTCTAGTCTTAGAATTTAGTCTTCTGAAAAactattcaaattcaaaattttatctcAACGTCTTCGCTCGTTATCAAATAGAGTGGgattcttgaaggacatcatcTGCTCAATTTCCTCATCGTCTCCTTTCTATCGTGCACGGTCGGTTTTAGACATAGACTATTAAGTTCTATGTTAAGATCCTAATTTTTATTGAGGTcgattattttgaaaatattaaatatatgttatATGCTTTTTAAAGAGAATAAAAATTaatagggtttatatgataaaaGATTCTACAATCCTTTCTACCCTGTTCTGCACCAGCTTCAGCTTTATGTCTATCGTCTGCACCAGTTCCACTGCGTCATTTAGGCCGGTGTCGTCCAGGCTCCGCCCGCCGGCCATAATCTCGTGGGCGAAGAGGCTGACTTCGAGCTCCCTGCTCTCACGATCCTGGCGGCGGAGTTGGTCCTGCAGCTTGGCGACGCGCTGCCGGAGGAAGCCCTCCTGGTCAGTCATCTTGCGCCACCGGTACATCTCCGGCATGCTATTGAAGCGCGTGGCCACGCGAGCCGTCTCCGTCGGCGACGGCCACACCTCCGGCTCCGCCGCATCCTGAGGCCCGTAGACGACCAGGCACGCCTCGATGCCGCAGAGCATGGCGAGCTCGCTCACCTTCTTCACCAGGCCCTTCTTCCGCTCCTCGAAGGTGAAGCGTCTCGTGGCATCGTTGGTGATCCATGCgagcttcaccttcttcctcccCATGGCGGTCTTTTAATCAATTGCTAATCTATATTAATCGCTCTCCATCAATTTATACAAATTACTAGAGATTTTCATTTGGAGTcgaaattattgttgaatttggAAAAGAATCACAACGAATCCCGTCAATTAATGGAACGCCAACATGTTTCCTTTCatagtttcaaattgtaatatttCTTTCAATCTAATATATGTTAACTATTTCCTTCCTGAATAAAAgatcataattttaaatttcaaatctttctttttaaatcaACACAAAATTGGTTGTGGATTAGAACAacgatattaattaattaaataagccAGTGCAATGATAGTAGGAAATAATATAAAGATATAAAACACTATTAAGATATGTACGTCTATCTTGCATGAATATATTTCGCATAATTAGatcaaagaaaattattttatcaaTCAATAGGTCGGGTTCAAACCGACTTGATCATTTCGAATTGACCGGATCTAAAATGGTCGATTCAAACCATGAAAGCGGATCAGAGTATTACTTTACCAAGTCAATCGATCGATAATATcattgtgttggtgcagcggggcggGCAAGATAAGGGTGAgttgcttgaaaaataaaatatatcatcCTAAGTCTTTCAAATCaaaaatgcaacactaataaaataaaaaacagaaataaaagaggagacataattttgacttggttacaatcaagacggttgttaatccaaggcggtcgaacagctctactagaatatctcctttacTGTATGCGGAGAAGCTTCctttacacacttagaatgctcagaggttgctaggaacttaatacagagttAAATTCTTTATTTCCTAACttcaggggtctttatatagctcctgaaaatcttatcccgagtgttgaaggcacctccaagaggattgagggcgcctccaagcagtttgactggataaagctttatccggtTGCAAACGGTCACGAAAATTGGGTCTGAAGCGCCTCCAATtttcttgaaggcgcctcggactggtctgaggtgccttcaaggtgatggaggcgcctcggactggtctgaggcgcctcgaactgcatggtataaatagttttcaacttctctttttcctcttcttccgaagcttcgatcgcttgggtgattttggtcaaccgaaatagagctcacccgaacccaatttctgaccttctcctcgagcatacTTCCgacccggtttctcgtccctcgaacgtcgcgcacgttcttctcgtctatcgatgtactcttccgcagctctttcgtccttcgggcgcaccgagcccgtcggctcccttcccgtgtcgtccttctcgctagctgcgtcttccgctcgacttcctgcgttcctaagtttctacacacttagacacagggatcacataacaaacaggatctaacttaacttgattgattacatcaaaacaatcacggggtccaacacattGTCCatataattcaaataaaataaaaaagttttgTTCCATTATTATTGATGTGGCCCACAACGGTCTCCTTCAATTCATACTTGTCCCATGGGTCAAGAGTCGTGCTGATCTGTCAGTCAAAATTAAGATGGGTCAAACGTGATCCAAGAGAATATTAATTCAGCTCAGATGTGACTTAGATATGGTCAAACGTAATTTAATTCATGTCCACAAGGTGTTCGATGAATTTTCCCAACCATTTTTAgctttttattttcttatcttaTAT is drawn from Zingiber officinale cultivar Zhangliang chromosome 1B, Zo_v1.1, whole genome shotgun sequence and contains these coding sequences:
- the LOC122039512 gene encoding agamous-like MADS-box protein AGL80, translated to MGRKKVKLAWITNDATRRFTFEERKKGLVKKVSELAMLCGIEACLVVYGPQDAAEPEVWPSPTETARVATRFNSMPEMYRWRKMTDQEGFLRQRVAKLQDQLRRQDRESRELEVSLFAHEIMAGGRSLDDTGLNDAVELVQTIDIKLKLVQNRVERIVESFII